From a single Columba livia isolate bColLiv1 breed racing homer chromosome 19, bColLiv1.pat.W.v2, whole genome shotgun sequence genomic region:
- the TMEM141 gene encoding transmembrane protein 141 isoform X1, with product MAAEPEGAGERRGSSPALAPPAPPWCSWGCGGWRTAWPPSTRCAQGPGPGPGLRAGGRTRGCRAECVSPQALQQYAACQSHAFVKGIGTFLAGSGAAFALQKLVSTKLPHGPQWSLLLAAATGSLASYMVTRAETQKCSDFWIYLETDKSPQELAMAGRVSQPTENLPNLEDRENVAPPVRRNKYGDVVE from the exons ATGGCGGCAGAGCCGGAAGGGGCGGGCGAGCGCCGCGGGTCCTCCCCGGCACTggcgccgccggccccgccatggtgcagctggggctgcggcGGGTGGAGGACAGCGTGGCCGCCAAGCACCCGGTGCGCGcaggggccggggccggggccgggacTGAGGGCCGGGGGGCGGACGCGGGGCTGCCGCGCTGAGTGTGTGTCCCCGCAGGCGCTGCAGCAGTACGCGGCCTGCCAGTCCCACGCCTTCGTGAAGGGCATCGGCACCTTCCTGGCAG GGAGCGGAGCCGCCTTCGCCCTGCAGAAGCTGGTGAGCACGAAGCTGCCGCACGGCCCGCAGTGGAGCCTGCTGCTGGCCGCGG CCACAGGGTCCCTCGCCAGCTACATGGTAACCAGAGCTGAGACGCAGAAATGCTCCGACTTCTGGATTTACCTGGAGACAGACAAGTCCCCACAGGAGCTCGCCATGGCTGGTAGGGTGTCTCAGCCCACAG AAAATCTGCCCAAcctggaggacagagagaaCGTGGCACCACCGGTGAGGAGGAACAAGTATGGAGATGTTGTGGAATAG
- the TMEM141 gene encoding transmembrane protein 141 isoform X2, whose translation MVQLGLRRVEDSVAAKHPALQQYAACQSHAFVKGIGTFLAGSGAAFALQKLVSTKLPHGPQWSLLLAAATGSLASYMVTRAETQKCSDFWIYLETDKSPQELAMAGRVSQPTENLPNLEDRENVAPPVRRNKYGDVVE comes from the exons atggtgcagctggggctgcggcGGGTGGAGGACAGCGTGGCCGCCAAGCACCCG GCGCTGCAGCAGTACGCGGCCTGCCAGTCCCACGCCTTCGTGAAGGGCATCGGCACCTTCCTGGCAG GGAGCGGAGCCGCCTTCGCCCTGCAGAAGCTGGTGAGCACGAAGCTGCCGCACGGCCCGCAGTGGAGCCTGCTGCTGGCCGCGG CCACAGGGTCCCTCGCCAGCTACATGGTAACCAGAGCTGAGACGCAGAAATGCTCCGACTTCTGGATTTACCTGGAGACAGACAAGTCCCCACAGGAGCTCGCCATGGCTGGTAGGGTGTCTCAGCCCACAG AAAATCTGCCCAAcctggaggacagagagaaCGTGGCACCACCGGTGAGGAGGAACAAGTATGGAGATGTTGTGGAATAG
- the ENTPD2 gene encoding ectonucleoside triphosphate diphosphohydrolase 2 isoform X1 gives MARRVAAVLLLLALGCLLGILLLCLGSGDTRGPPGFKYGIVLDAGSSHTAMFVYKWPADKENDTGVVGEHSMCDVEGPGISSYSSSPPTAGTSLVHCLNQALRDVPKEKHAGTPLYLGATAGMRLLNIADPQASDAVLRAVAATLRSYPFDFRGAKILSGEEEGVFGWVTANYLLENFIKRGWLGEWIQPQKKTLGAMDFGGASTQITFETRDTIEDPRNEVMLKLYGQAYKVYTHSFLCYGRDQVLKRLLSKLLQQAQSYQATVPHPCWPTGYQKSLSLSSVYDSPCTEKERPGLALDTTVTVTGTGNGSLCALLVSKLFDFTTCSFSQCSFDGIFQPEVSGNFIAFSAFFYTVDFIQTVMGKAVHLPSDLKDAAETICATSWSELLQKAPKLEKRLPDYCPISMFVYLLTTKGYNFNNHSFPNIAFQKKAGETSIGWALGYMLNLTNMIPAEKPSSHKSMLYNYWVILILLFVVTALMSLVTAVCLLRRSKSSAI, from the exons ATGGCCCGCCGGGTCGCCGCcgtcctcctgctgctggccctgggCTGCCTGCTGGgcatcctgctgctctgcctcgGCTCCGGGGACACGCGGGGACCGCCGGGCTTCAAG TATGGCATTGTGCTGGACGCCGGGTCCTCGCACACGGCCATGTTTGTCTACAAGTGGCCTGCAGACAAGGAGAACGACACCGGGGTGGTCGGCGAGCACAGCATGTGCGATGTGGAGG GTCCCGGCATCTCCAGCTACAGCTCCAGCCCTCCGACTGCTGGGACGAGCTTGGTGCACTGCCTGAACCAGGCTCTGAGAGACGTGCCCAAGGAGAAGCACGCGGGCACCCCGCTCTACCTGGGTGCCACGGCCGGCATGCGCCTGCTCAA CATCGCAGACCCGCAGGCCTCGGACGCCGTCCTCCGCGCCGTGGCAGCCACGCTGAGGTCGTACCCTTTTGATTTCCGGGGGGCAAAGATTCTGTCgggggaagaagaaggggtCTTCGGCTGGGTGACCGCAAACTACCTCCTGGAGAACTTCATCAAG CGTGGGTGGCTCGGGGAATGGATCCAGCCTCAGAAGAAGACACTGGGAGCCATGGACTTTGGGGGCGCTTCCACACAGATCACCTTTGAAACCAGGGACACCATCGAAGACCCCAGAAATGAGGTGATGCTGAAGCTGTACGGCCAGGCGTACAAAGTGTACACCCACAGCTTCCTCTGCTACGGAAGGGACCAGGTCCTCAAGAGGCTGCTCTCAAAGCTTCTCCAG CAGGCTCAGAGCTACCAAGCAACTGTCCCCCACCCCTGCTGGCCCACAGGCTACCAAAAGAGCCTGTCGCTGAGCAGTGTCTACGACAGCCCCTGCACAGAGAAGGAGAGGCCCGGCCTTGCCCTCGACACCACTGTCACTGTGACGGGCACCGGGAACGGGAGCCTCTGTGCTCTGCTCGTCAGCAAGCTCTTCGACTTCACCACCTGCTCCTTCTCCCAGTGCTCCTTCGATGGCATCTTCCAGCCGGAGGTGTCAGGAAACTTCATC gccttctctgctttcttctaCACGGTTGACTTCATCCAGACAGTGATGGGGAAAGCTGTGCATTTGCCCAGTGACCTGAAGGATGCTGCTGAGACCATCTGTGCCACCAGCTGGAGTGAG ctgctccagaaaGCCCCTAAGCTGGAGAAGAGACTGCCAGATTACTGCCCCATCAgcatgtttgtttatttgctcaCCACCAAAGGCTACAACTTCAACAACCATTCCTTCCCCAACATCGCCTTCCAGAAGAAG GCAGGAGAAACCTCCATTGGCTGGGCCCTGGGCTACATGCTGAACCTCACCAACATGATCCCAGCAGAGAAGCCCTCTTCCCACAAGAGCATGCTGTACAACTACTGGGTCATCCTCATCCTGCTCTTTGTGGTCACCGCCCTGATGTCCCTGGTGACTGCCGTCTGCCTGCTCCGGCGCAGCAAGTCCAGCGCAATCTAA
- the ENTPD2 gene encoding ectonucleoside triphosphate diphosphohydrolase 2 isoform X2, translating into MARRVAAVLLLLALGCLLGILLLCLGSGDTRGPPGFKYGIVLDAGSSHTAMFVYKWPADKENDTGVVGEHSMCDVEGPGISSYSSSPPTAGTSLVHCLNQALRDVPKEKHAGTPLYLGATAGMRLLNIADPQASDAVLRAVAATLRSYPFDFRGAKILSGEEEGVFGWVTANYLLENFIKRGWLGEWIQPQKKTLGAMDFGGASTQITFETRDTIEDPRNEVMLKLYGQAYKVYTHSFLCYGRDQVLKRLLSKLLQAQSYQATVPHPCWPTGYQKSLSLSSVYDSPCTEKERPGLALDTTVTVTGTGNGSLCALLVSKLFDFTTCSFSQCSFDGIFQPEVSGNFIAFSAFFYTVDFIQTVMGKAVHLPSDLKDAAETICATSWSELLQKAPKLEKRLPDYCPISMFVYLLTTKGYNFNNHSFPNIAFQKKAGETSIGWALGYMLNLTNMIPAEKPSSHKSMLYNYWVILILLFVVTALMSLVTAVCLLRRSKSSAI; encoded by the exons ATGGCCCGCCGGGTCGCCGCcgtcctcctgctgctggccctgggCTGCCTGCTGGgcatcctgctgctctgcctcgGCTCCGGGGACACGCGGGGACCGCCGGGCTTCAAG TATGGCATTGTGCTGGACGCCGGGTCCTCGCACACGGCCATGTTTGTCTACAAGTGGCCTGCAGACAAGGAGAACGACACCGGGGTGGTCGGCGAGCACAGCATGTGCGATGTGGAGG GTCCCGGCATCTCCAGCTACAGCTCCAGCCCTCCGACTGCTGGGACGAGCTTGGTGCACTGCCTGAACCAGGCTCTGAGAGACGTGCCCAAGGAGAAGCACGCGGGCACCCCGCTCTACCTGGGTGCCACGGCCGGCATGCGCCTGCTCAA CATCGCAGACCCGCAGGCCTCGGACGCCGTCCTCCGCGCCGTGGCAGCCACGCTGAGGTCGTACCCTTTTGATTTCCGGGGGGCAAAGATTCTGTCgggggaagaagaaggggtCTTCGGCTGGGTGACCGCAAACTACCTCCTGGAGAACTTCATCAAG CGTGGGTGGCTCGGGGAATGGATCCAGCCTCAGAAGAAGACACTGGGAGCCATGGACTTTGGGGGCGCTTCCACACAGATCACCTTTGAAACCAGGGACACCATCGAAGACCCCAGAAATGAGGTGATGCTGAAGCTGTACGGCCAGGCGTACAAAGTGTACACCCACAGCTTCCTCTGCTACGGAAGGGACCAGGTCCTCAAGAGGCTGCTCTCAAAGCTTCTCCAG GCTCAGAGCTACCAAGCAACTGTCCCCCACCCCTGCTGGCCCACAGGCTACCAAAAGAGCCTGTCGCTGAGCAGTGTCTACGACAGCCCCTGCACAGAGAAGGAGAGGCCCGGCCTTGCCCTCGACACCACTGTCACTGTGACGGGCACCGGGAACGGGAGCCTCTGTGCTCTGCTCGTCAGCAAGCTCTTCGACTTCACCACCTGCTCCTTCTCCCAGTGCTCCTTCGATGGCATCTTCCAGCCGGAGGTGTCAGGAAACTTCATC gccttctctgctttcttctaCACGGTTGACTTCATCCAGACAGTGATGGGGAAAGCTGTGCATTTGCCCAGTGACCTGAAGGATGCTGCTGAGACCATCTGTGCCACCAGCTGGAGTGAG ctgctccagaaaGCCCCTAAGCTGGAGAAGAGACTGCCAGATTACTGCCCCATCAgcatgtttgtttatttgctcaCCACCAAAGGCTACAACTTCAACAACCATTCCTTCCCCAACATCGCCTTCCAGAAGAAG GCAGGAGAAACCTCCATTGGCTGGGCCCTGGGCTACATGCTGAACCTCACCAACATGATCCCAGCAGAGAAGCCCTCTTCCCACAAGAGCATGCTGTACAACTACTGGGTCATCCTCATCCTGCTCTTTGTGGTCACCGCCCTGATGTCCCTGGTGACTGCCGTCTGCCTGCTCCGGCGCAGCAAGTCCAGCGCAATCTAA